A segment of the Desulfurellaceae bacterium genome:
TAGTGGAATGCCGCAGGGTAAAAATGACGACGAACACCCGGCCTTCAATCACGCCCAACAGCCGGTAGCGATCCTCGCCATAATCCTGACGATAATCCCGACTGATAATCCGATTTGCATCAAGAAAAGCTCGAATAGCATAGGCGAAATCGAACCCGCGCTGCACGAAACACGCCTCACTCTTTGCGTCATCCCACTCGAACTCCATGAGTCATGGGTAGGCCA
Coding sequences within it:
- a CDS encoding BrnT family toxin; protein product: MEFEWDDAKSEACFVQRGFDFAYAIRAFLDANRIISRDYRQDYGEDRYRLLGVIEGRVFVVIFTLRHSTIRIISARKANKREVEAYDKNTRQD